In Tepidibacillus fermentans, a single genomic region encodes these proteins:
- the ruvC gene encoding crossover junction endodeoxyribonuclease RuvC, whose product MIILGFDPGIAIVGFGVIKKEGNQVRPLQYGSIQTKAGLDTGIRLKQVYDAAKEIIATYQPEAVSIEKLYFNKNVTTAFTVGQARGVLMLAAVEAGLPIFEYTPLQIKQAIVGYGKAEKKQIQEMVRMYLNLKEIPKPDDVADALAIAICHAHSAKMISLLNKGKTI is encoded by the coding sequence GTGATAATATTAGGTTTTGACCCGGGAATTGCGATTGTTGGTTTTGGTGTAATCAAAAAAGAGGGAAATCAAGTTCGTCCTCTTCAATATGGAAGCATCCAGACCAAGGCTGGTTTAGATACAGGAATTCGGCTAAAGCAAGTCTATGATGCAGCGAAAGAAATCATTGCGACTTATCAACCAGAAGCCGTCTCCATTGAAAAACTATATTTTAATAAAAACGTAACGACGGCATTTACCGTTGGACAGGCTAGGGGAGTTCTCATGTTAGCTGCTGTAGAAGCAGGGCTACCCATTTTTGAATATACGCCTTTACAAATCAAACAAGCGATTGTGGGTTATGGGAAAGCAGAAAAAAAGCAAATTCAAGAAATGGTAAGAATGTATTTGAATCTGAAGGAAATTCCTAAGCCTGATGATGTGGCCGATGCGTTAGCAATAGCTATTTGCCATGCCCATTCTGCCAAAATGATATCTTTACTCAATAAGGGGAAAACCATATGA
- a CDS encoding LysM peptidoglycan-binding domain-containing protein, translating to MKIHIVKKGDTLWKIAQKYNVDLQTLIEANPQIKNPNLIDVGMKIIIPIGGTPMEPKYPKEMPKPPVEQPLPQRPIEMPKQPVPSMPTPQLPKLPKLPKLKKPKLPQIPMMPMPQIPYQVPHYHKSKKNKKHHHKHYYYHQMPYNIPMPQMPQQMPYQMPMMPQMPYQMPRLPIRRPRFMPMMPQIPQQMPYMMDPCLQMPMGMYPDFESSSSMDSSSSIESSRLMGSSSSIGSSSSIGSSSSMGSSSSMGSSSSLGSSSPSSSSFASSSSTGSSSSYRMPMPKHPKPFF from the coding sequence ATGAAAATTCATATTGTAAAAAAGGGTGACACTCTTTGGAAGATTGCTCAGAAATATAATGTGGATTTGCAAACATTAATTGAAGCGAATCCTCAAATAAAAAACCCCAATCTAATTGATGTGGGAATGAAAATTATCATACCAATAGGAGGTACGCCTATGGAACCGAAGTATCCGAAAGAAATGCCAAAACCCCCTGTAGAACAGCCGCTGCCACAACGGCCAATTGAGATGCCGAAGCAACCAGTACCATCAATGCCTACGCCACAATTGCCTAAATTACCAAAGTTACCAAAACTTAAAAAGCCAAAGCTTCCGCAAATTCCTATGATGCCAATGCCACAAATACCTTATCAAGTGCCACACTATCATAAATCCAAAAAAAATAAAAAGCATCATCACAAACACTATTATTACCATCAGATGCCATACAATATACCAATGCCACAAATGCCACAGCAAATGCCATATCAAATGCCAATGATGCCACAAATGCCATATCAAATGCCACGATTGCCAATAAGACGTCCTCGATTTATGCCAATGATGCCACAAATTCCTCAACAAATGCCATACATGATGGATCCATGTTTACAAATGCCTATGGGAATGTATCCTGATTTTGAGAGTTCAAGCTCAATGGATTCCAGTAGTTCAATAGAATCAAGCAGATTAATGGGATCAAGCAGTTCAATAGGATCAAGCAGTTCAATAGGATCAAGCAGCTCAATGGGATCAAGTAGTTCAATGGGGTCTAGCAGTTCACTGGGTTCCAGTAGCCCCAGTAGCTCAAGTTTTGCTAGTTCATCGTCAACGGGAAGTTCTAGCAGTTATCGGATGCCAATGCCAAAACATCCAAAACCATTTTTCTAA
- a CDS encoding phosphotransferase has translation MEERISESLAREYGIEIERIERFRHLWKVYAKKGVYVVKAFPNAVSLVYWQTYLFNELRKKGFSQFSQILRGQHGYPWFGVKSYPLVVMPYLEGETARYSKLDHLEKVVRVLANFHHHAAWIGTEVKPKYRELRTYRLFRRLQEFEQLYQNLMVKKERDALDDEILIIGQEMIDFGKETFQYIDQYKINRINQDAIDYRFVAHRDVANHNFLLGEKVWMIDFDLSGYEAQVMDLWQLINRVMVDWNWDLDIFLKVEEDYSYYRKLTDDERMILRQLSLYPNEFFRESLGAYYRPNKYKKDHVLPYIQRFRLKFDCYYSFREKILRA, from the coding sequence ATGGAGGAGCGTATTTCTGAATCTTTGGCAAGGGAATACGGAATCGAGATTGAGCGGATTGAACGGTTTCGTCATTTATGGAAGGTTTACGCCAAAAAAGGTGTTTATGTTGTAAAGGCATTTCCAAATGCCGTCTCTTTGGTTTATTGGCAGACTTATCTTTTTAATGAGTTGAGAAAAAAAGGGTTTTCTCAGTTTTCGCAAATACTTAGAGGTCAACATGGATACCCTTGGTTTGGAGTGAAAAGTTACCCTCTTGTTGTGATGCCTTATCTAGAAGGAGAAACGGCTCGTTACTCAAAACTCGATCATCTTGAGAAGGTAGTTCGTGTATTAGCAAACTTTCATCATCATGCAGCATGGATTGGAACAGAAGTCAAACCAAAATATCGTGAACTCCGAACCTATCGCTTATTTCGAAGACTTCAGGAATTTGAGCAATTATATCAAAACCTGATGGTCAAAAAAGAGCGAGATGCTTTAGATGATGAGATTTTAATCATTGGACAAGAAATGATTGATTTTGGTAAAGAAACGTTTCAGTATATCGACCAGTATAAAATTAATCGAATCAATCAAGATGCGATCGATTATCGTTTTGTTGCTCATCGAGATGTAGCCAATCATAATTTTTTATTAGGTGAAAAAGTTTGGATGATCGATTTTGATTTATCTGGTTATGAAGCACAGGTGATGGATTTATGGCAATTGATCAACCGTGTAATGGTTGATTGGAACTGGGATTTAGATATCTTTTTAAAAGTAGAAGAAGATTATTCCTATTATCGAAAACTAACAGATGATGAGCGAATGATCTTACGCCAACTTTCTTTATATCCGAATGAATTTTTCCGAGAGAGCTTAGGTGCTTATTACCGGCCTAATAAATATAAAAAAGATCATGTGCTCCCTTATATTCAACGCTTTCGTCTTAAATTTGATTGCTATTATTCTTTTCGGGAAAAGATCTTGAGAGCATAA
- a CDS encoding ACT domain-containing protein, translating to MNRKKEELFYLVRADILPDAILKTIEVKKMLQNQEVETVNEAVKRVGISRSAYYKYKDGIFPFNAMMKEKIVTISLDLEHRSGILSNMLSYIAKVGGNVLTINQTIPLQDIANIVVSIDTVSMKIGISDLIDGLKEIEGVKKVQLIGRG from the coding sequence ATGAATCGCAAGAAGGAAGAACTCTTTTATTTAGTACGAGCAGATATATTACCTGACGCCATTTTAAAAACGATTGAGGTAAAAAAAATGCTGCAAAACCAAGAAGTTGAGACGGTAAATGAAGCGGTTAAACGTGTTGGGATAAGCCGAAGTGCTTATTACAAATATAAAGATGGCATTTTTCCTTTTAATGCGATGATGAAAGAAAAAATTGTCACGATTTCACTGGATTTGGAACATCGATCAGGGATTTTATCCAATATGCTCTCGTACATTGCAAAAGTTGGCGGCAACGTTTTAACGATCAACCAGACGATTCCACTGCAAGATATTGCCAATATTGTCGTCTCTATTGATACCGTATCGATGAAGATTGGGATTAGTGACTTAATTGATGGATTAAAGGAGATTGAAGGAGTGAAAAAAGTTCAATTAATTGGGCGTGGATAG
- the ruvA gene encoding Holliday junction branch migration protein RuvA gives MIDFVQGTIVDLDEESVIVNVNGIGYQVFVPRPEEYQSMLNQFCMIYTHHHMREDWMGLYGFQDKEERYLFRLLLGVSGIGPKGALAIIGQGNPNQVIQAIASEDEKFLTQLPGVGKKTAQRIILDLKDKVKGLSSSGNLFDTMKREEIEVIPTEQGSDLKEALKSLGYHEQEIHQVLKSLQPLIEKGESLDRLIKLALQNLMRE, from the coding sequence ATGATCGATTTTGTCCAAGGAACTATTGTTGATCTCGATGAAGAATCAGTGATTGTGAATGTCAATGGAATAGGGTATCAGGTTTTTGTCCCACGGCCTGAAGAATATCAATCGATGCTCAATCAATTTTGTATGATTTATACCCATCACCATATGCGTGAAGATTGGATGGGACTCTATGGCTTTCAAGATAAAGAAGAACGTTACCTCTTCCGTTTATTGTTAGGGGTATCGGGAATTGGACCAAAAGGAGCATTAGCCATAATTGGTCAAGGAAATCCGAATCAAGTGATTCAGGCCATTGCCTCAGAAGATGAGAAATTTTTAACCCAATTGCCAGGGGTCGGCAAAAAAACAGCACAACGGATCATTTTAGATTTAAAAGATAAAGTAAAAGGATTAAGTTCTAGCGGAAATCTTTTTGATACAATGAAAAGGGAAGAAATAGAGGTAATACCTACCGAACAAGGTTCCGATTTAAAAGAAGCGCTAAAATCCTTGGGTTATCATGAGCAAGAGATTCATCAAGTTTTAAAAAGCTTGCAACCTTTGATTGAAAAGGGTGAGTCCCTTGATCGCTTAATTAAACTGGCATTACAAAATCTGATGAGAGAATAG
- a CDS encoding DUF2905 domain-containing protein encodes MNPMPKLLISIGIVFIILGILWQVGGRFLSLGRLPGDIVIKKDNFTFYFPLMTSIVLSLLLSGMMWLFRFFR; translated from the coding sequence ATGAACCCAATGCCTAAACTGTTGATTAGTATTGGAATCGTGTTCATTATTCTAGGGATTCTCTGGCAAGTTGGCGGAAGATTCCTTTCATTAGGCCGACTTCCAGGGGATATTGTGATTAAAAAAGATAATTTTACGTTTTATTTTCCATTGATGACAAGTATTGTCTTAAGTCTTCTATTGTCTGGGATGATGTGGTTGTTCAGGTTTTTTAGGTAG
- the nadE gene encoding NAD(+) synthase, producing the protein MDLFQEKLRQYKERIQEDISERVNFIRSYVENACAKGVVVGISGGIDSSVTAALCLKALGKERVLGIWMPAYSNPVHEKDANALAEAIDLNLVKIDVGPAFDAILPEIEKIEPLNDLQKGNTKARLRMTSLYAIAGQKGYLVADTCNYSEIYVGYMTKGGDGLADFNPVASLTKHQIRMVAKELGIPESIISKPPSADLWVGQTDEQEMGFTYEDLDRYLLTGEGKPEVIEKIEHLHRISEHKRTLMPGI; encoded by the coding sequence TTGGATCTTTTTCAAGAAAAATTAAGACAATATAAGGAAAGAATTCAAGAAGATATTTCAGAACGGGTCAATTTTATCCGAAGTTATGTTGAAAATGCCTGTGCAAAAGGGGTCGTTGTCGGTATTTCTGGTGGAATTGATAGCTCTGTAACCGCTGCATTATGCCTTAAAGCATTAGGAAAAGAGCGTGTATTAGGTATTTGGATGCCTGCTTATTCTAATCCTGTGCATGAGAAAGACGCAAATGCATTAGCAGAAGCGATTGATTTAAATCTTGTGAAGATTGACGTTGGACCCGCCTTTGATGCGATATTACCTGAGATTGAGAAGATTGAACCATTAAATGATTTACAAAAGGGGAATACCAAAGCTAGACTACGAATGACTAGCCTATATGCTATAGCTGGACAAAAGGGGTATCTTGTTGCCGATACTTGTAACTACTCCGAAATCTATGTGGGCTATATGACAAAAGGTGGGGATGGTTTAGCTGATTTTAATCCTGTCGCTAGTTTAACCAAACATCAAATTCGAATGGTGGCGAAGGAATTAGGTATTCCTGAGTCGATTATTTCTAAGCCCCCATCAGCTGATTTGTGGGTGGGACAAACCGATGAACAGGAAATGGGATTTACATATGAGGATTTAGATCGTTATTTATTAACAGGAGAAGGGAAACCAGAAGTGATTGAGAAAATTGAACATTTGCATCGTATAAGTGAACATAAGCGTACTTTGATGCCAGGGATTTAA
- the thrC gene encoding threonine synthase: MRAIPLLKKYQDFLPINDKTPILSLHEGSTPLIEAKRLSKELGIRLFLKFEGMNPTGSFKDRGMVLAVAKALENGSKKVICASTGNTSAAASAYAASAGIESIVVIPEGNIALGKLAQAMIYGAKVIAIKGNFDEALAIVRKIAEKEDYTLVNSVNPYRIEGQKTAAFEVVDDLGDAPDYLAIPVGNAGNITAYWKGFKEYYQAGKSKQLPKMIGFEAEGAAALVKGEPIPNPETVATAIRIGNPASWKGAMNAVEESGGLIDSVTDEEILAAYLRIAKTEGVFVEPGSAASLAGVIKKQQQGYFEAGATVVSVLTGHGLKDPNIAVKTVQTTPLVVENDYQAVLEAIQSSQVTVL; this comes from the coding sequence ATGAGGGCAATACCATTATTAAAAAAATATCAAGACTTTTTACCAATCAATGATAAAACCCCAATTTTATCCTTGCATGAAGGGAGTACCCCTTTAATCGAAGCAAAGCGTTTATCAAAAGAACTGGGAATCCGTCTATTTTTAAAATTTGAGGGGATGAACCCAACAGGGTCATTTAAGGATCGGGGAATGGTTTTGGCAGTGGCAAAGGCATTAGAAAATGGTAGCAAGAAAGTGATCTGTGCTTCAACGGGCAATACTTCTGCTGCGGCAAGTGCATATGCAGCTAGTGCAGGAATCGAAAGTATTGTCGTTATTCCTGAGGGAAATATTGCTCTTGGAAAATTAGCACAGGCAATGATCTATGGTGCTAAAGTGATTGCAATTAAAGGGAATTTTGATGAGGCCTTAGCGATTGTTCGCAAAATTGCAGAAAAAGAAGATTATACACTTGTGAATTCAGTCAATCCTTATCGAATTGAAGGACAAAAAACAGCAGCTTTTGAAGTTGTCGATGATTTAGGAGATGCTCCTGATTATTTGGCGATTCCTGTTGGCAATGCTGGGAATATCACCGCCTATTGGAAAGGATTTAAAGAATATTATCAGGCAGGAAAAAGTAAACAGCTTCCCAAAATGATCGGCTTTGAAGCAGAAGGAGCTGCGGCATTGGTAAAAGGGGAACCAATCCCAAATCCAGAAACCGTAGCCACTGCAATTCGAATTGGAAATCCAGCTAGTTGGAAAGGTGCGATGAATGCAGTCGAAGAATCAGGAGGATTGATCGACTCGGTTACTGATGAAGAGATTTTAGCCGCTTATTTACGGATTGCAAAAACAGAAGGAGTCTTTGTCGAACCAGGTTCTGCTGCTTCCTTAGCAGGCGTCATCAAAAAGCAACAACAAGGATATTTTGAGGCTGGAGCAACGGTAGTCAGTGTGTTAACTGGTCATGGACTTAAAGACCCTAACATTGCAGTGAAAACAGTACAAACCACTCCGCTCGTGGTAGAAAATGATTATCAGGCAGTCTTAGAGGCCATTCAATCAAGTCAGGTGACTGTATTATGA
- the ruvB gene encoding Holliday junction branch migration DNA helicase RuvB has product MEDRIISAQMLTEDQSVEFSLRPRFLSEYIGQARVKENLKVFIEAAKMRNEPLDHVLLYGPPGLGKTTLSNIIANEMGVGIRTTSGPAIERPGDLAAILTNLQEGDVLFIDEIHRLHRTVEEVLYPAMEDYALDIIIGKGPSARSVRLDLPKFTLVGATTRAGLLSSPLRDRFGVVSRLEYYTVGELTQIVTRAADLLGVQIMGEAAKEIALRSRGTPRVANRLLKRVRDFAQVIGDGMITEEVAKSSLEQIQVDRLGLDHIDHKLLTTIIDTFRGGPVGLDTLAASIGEESNTIEDVYEPYLMQIGFLQRTPRGRMVTHAAYQHLGRSIPNEPNA; this is encoded by the coding sequence GTGGAAGATCGCATTATCTCCGCTCAGATGTTAACGGAGGATCAAAGTGTCGAATTTAGCCTGCGTCCTCGTTTTTTATCGGAATATATCGGGCAAGCTAGAGTAAAAGAAAACTTAAAAGTGTTTATTGAAGCGGCAAAGATGCGGAATGAACCTTTAGACCATGTCCTTCTTTATGGACCACCAGGGTTAGGGAAAACCACCCTTTCCAATATCATTGCCAACGAGATGGGAGTAGGGATTCGCACCACATCTGGTCCAGCGATTGAACGACCTGGGGATCTCGCAGCAATCTTGACCAATCTTCAAGAAGGTGATGTACTCTTCATCGATGAGATTCATCGTCTTCATCGTACCGTAGAAGAAGTTCTTTATCCTGCGATGGAAGACTATGCTCTAGATATTATAATTGGTAAAGGACCTAGTGCAAGATCGGTTCGACTAGACCTTCCTAAGTTCACTTTAGTTGGAGCAACGACAAGAGCAGGATTATTATCTTCTCCCCTTCGTGACCGTTTTGGTGTTGTGAGTCGTTTAGAATATTATACCGTGGGCGAATTAACGCAAATTGTAACGCGAGCAGCAGACTTATTAGGTGTGCAAATTATGGGAGAAGCAGCGAAAGAGATCGCCTTGCGTTCAAGAGGAACGCCACGGGTTGCGAACCGTTTATTAAAACGAGTACGAGATTTCGCCCAAGTGATAGGGGATGGAATGATCACCGAAGAAGTTGCCAAGTCCTCATTGGAACAGATTCAAGTCGATCGTTTGGGGCTTGACCATATTGACCATAAATTATTGACAACCATTATTGATACTTTCCGTGGTGGCCCGGTTGGTTTAGACACGTTGGCCGCTTCCATTGGCGAAGAGTCGAATACGATTGAAGATGTCTATGAACCCTATCTCATGCAAATTGGCTTCTTACAGCGAACCCCTCGGGGAAGAATGGTTACTCATGCGGCATATCAACATCTAGGAAGGAGCATTCCCAATGAACCCAATGCCTAA
- a CDS encoding homoserine dehydrogenase — MQEKKVVNIGLFGLGTVGTGVVKLIEGHQEDLVKQTGNEIKIEKILIQDPDKDRNYKVDSNLLTTDPWEIIHNKDIDVIIEVMGNVYPTYEYLMAALEQRKHVVTANKDLMALHGAELLQQASKYQCDLYYEASVAGGIPIIRALVEGFASDRITKLVGIVNGTTNYILSKMSEEGLSFEEALRQAQELGYAESDPTSDVEGFDAARKMAILSNLSFHMDVNIQDVKVKGITQVTKEDIELGKQLGYVIKLLGIAQLKDEQLAISVQPTMINKNHPLAKVNGVFNAIYVYGEAVGETMFYGSGAGQLPTATAVVSDLVTVVKQMNLGVNGRGVVAPYRPKLMMSDELMTSRYFIRLKVSDRVGVLARITENFAEEMVSIEEVLQLRLHEEKKAQLIIITHETSKAQLSRLLPKLESLEVVDAINSVYPVEGDEVE, encoded by the coding sequence ATGCAAGAGAAAAAAGTTGTAAATATTGGTTTGTTTGGTTTAGGAACAGTGGGTACTGGGGTTGTAAAGTTAATCGAAGGACATCAAGAAGATCTGGTCAAACAAACAGGAAATGAAATCAAAATTGAAAAAATTTTGATTCAAGATCCAGATAAAGATCGTAATTATAAAGTTGATTCAAATCTATTAACTACCGATCCATGGGAAATCATTCATAACAAAGATATTGACGTCATTATCGAAGTGATGGGAAATGTTTATCCTACCTATGAATATTTAATGGCAGCGTTGGAACAAAGAAAACATGTGGTAACAGCAAATAAAGATTTAATGGCTTTGCACGGTGCGGAATTACTACAGCAGGCAAGTAAGTACCAATGCGACTTATATTATGAAGCAAGCGTTGCAGGGGGGATCCCGATTATCCGTGCTTTAGTTGAAGGGTTTGCTTCAGATCGCATCACCAAACTTGTAGGGATCGTAAATGGAACCACTAATTATATTCTTTCCAAAATGAGCGAGGAAGGTTTATCTTTTGAAGAAGCATTAAGACAGGCGCAGGAGTTAGGCTATGCTGAATCTGATCCCACTTCAGATGTAGAGGGATTTGATGCAGCTAGAAAGATGGCGATATTAAGCAACCTTTCCTTTCATATGGATGTGAATATTCAGGATGTAAAAGTAAAGGGAATTACTCAAGTTACCAAAGAAGATATTGAACTTGGCAAGCAGTTAGGATATGTCATTAAACTTCTTGGTATTGCCCAATTGAAGGACGAACAACTCGCAATTTCTGTACAACCAACCATGATTAATAAAAACCATCCGTTGGCAAAGGTAAATGGGGTATTTAATGCCATCTATGTTTATGGAGAAGCTGTGGGAGAAACTATGTTTTATGGTTCTGGAGCAGGCCAATTACCAACAGCGACAGCCGTTGTATCGGACCTTGTAACGGTTGTAAAACAAATGAATTTAGGAGTAAACGGTAGAGGTGTAGTTGCTCCTTATCGGCCAAAATTGATGATGTCAGATGAACTGATGACTTCACGCTATTTTATACGGCTAAAAGTGTCTGATCGAGTAGGAGTTCTTGCTAGAATCACTGAGAATTTTGCTGAAGAAATGGTGAGTATCGAAGAAGTGCTTCAATTGCGTCTTCATGAAGAGAAAAAAGCCCAATTAATTATCATTACTCATGAAACGTCGAAAGCTCAACTTTCAAGACTTTTGCCCAAATTAGAAAGCCTAGAGGTTGTTGATGCGATTAATAGTGTCTATCCAGTAGAGGGGGATGAAGTAGAATGA
- a CDS encoding dicarboxylate/amino acid:cation symporter — MKKKIGLLPRLLIGLLSGILIGYLSKELFHLDFFVRLLATFNGIFGNFLSYVIPFIIIGFVAPGIAELGKGAGRLLGITTLLAYLSTIIAGTFAYTVGNGILPRLINAASGNANNPEEALVKGFFQVDIPPIMGVMTALITAFLLGLGMAAIKNKTLYAAVKDFQEIVELVIQKVIIPLLPFHIAGIFANMTYAGEVVRIMQVFGSIFVIVILSHIVILLFQYTVAGAVSGKNPFQALKNMIPAYLTAIGTQSSAATIPVTLRSAKKNGISDEVADFVIPLCATIHLSGSTITLTMASMAVMFMAGHVPNFGLMFPFILMLGVTMVAAPGVPGGAVMAALGLLQSMLGFNEAQLSLMIALYLTQDSFGTAVNVTGDGAIALIVDKLAKRSTKKVTTAQEKIAGGEEKGCPSI; from the coding sequence ATGAAGAAAAAAATTGGTTTGTTGCCTCGTCTGTTAATTGGACTTTTATCTGGTATTTTAATCGGGTATCTTTCAAAAGAGCTTTTCCATTTGGACTTTTTTGTCCGACTTTTAGCCACATTTAACGGCATTTTTGGTAACTTTTTATCCTATGTCATCCCATTTATCATTATTGGTTTTGTTGCTCCTGGAATTGCTGAATTGGGGAAAGGTGCAGGTAGACTTTTAGGAATTACCACTTTATTAGCGTATCTTTCTACCATTATCGCAGGTACATTTGCCTATACTGTTGGAAACGGAATCCTGCCAAGACTCATTAATGCGGCATCAGGAAATGCGAATAACCCGGAAGAAGCATTAGTAAAAGGGTTTTTCCAAGTGGATATCCCACCAATTATGGGAGTAATGACAGCTTTAATTACCGCATTTCTCTTGGGATTGGGTATGGCAGCGATTAAGAATAAAACTCTCTATGCTGCAGTTAAAGATTTTCAAGAAATTGTAGAATTAGTGATCCAAAAAGTGATTATTCCGTTATTGCCTTTTCATATCGCAGGAATTTTCGCGAATATGACCTATGCTGGCGAAGTTGTTCGCATCATGCAGGTGTTTGGTTCCATATTCGTGATTGTCATTTTAAGTCATATTGTCATTCTTCTTTTCCAATATACTGTTGCAGGAGCTGTATCAGGAAAGAATCCATTCCAGGCGCTTAAAAACATGATACCTGCTTATTTGACGGCTATTGGAACTCAATCTTCTGCGGCAACGATACCTGTTACCTTGCGCAGTGCGAAAAAGAATGGTATCTCTGACGAAGTGGCTGACTTTGTCATTCCTTTGTGTGCAACCATTCATTTATCTGGAAGCACGATCACTTTGACCATGGCTTCGATGGCCGTCATGTTTATGGCAGGTCATGTTCCTAATTTTGGACTGATGTTCCCCTTTATCTTAATGTTAGGGGTAACAATGGTCGCAGCACCAGGAGTTCCTGGAGGAGCGGTTATGGCGGCACTTGGACTTTTACAATCCATGTTAGGATTTAATGAAGCTCAACTCTCCCTCATGATTGCTCTATATCTCACTCAAGATAGCTTTGGGACTGCAGTGAATGTTACCGGTGATGGAGCAATTGCTTTAATTGTTGACAAATTAGCCAAACGTTCCACCAAAAAAGTGACCACAGCACAGGAAAAAATCGCTGGTGGGGAAGAAAAGGGTTGCCCAAGTAT
- the thrB gene encoding homoserine kinase: MIGREKTIHVKVPGSSANLGPGFDSLGLALPLYLSVRVKRADRDSIKVYGDHLASLPLDSTNLIYQTMSYFYQKENQELPPVAIEIESEIPLSRGLGSSGAAIVAGLLAANELMGSRKSKEEILQYATELEGHADNVAASLFGGLVVTAWDGKTAKAEHFPLTDQLQVLLAIPNYTLSTNTARKTIPETIPLRDAAFNIGHSTLLITYLLTGQYDKIPFAMKDRLHQPYRQTAVKGLERIVSEVDQNRLWGAALSGAGPTLILFIHPNQKRVAKEYMMQIAREEGVEFQLKFCSIENEGAKLEILWENERISIQ, translated from the coding sequence ATGATTGGCCGGGAAAAAACCATTCATGTGAAAGTTCCAGGTAGTAGTGCCAATTTAGGGCCAGGATTTGATTCTTTAGGTTTAGCCTTACCATTATATTTATCTGTTCGTGTCAAACGAGCAGATCGAGACTCAATCAAGGTCTATGGAGATCACCTTGCATCTTTGCCATTAGATTCGACGAATCTGATTTATCAAACGATGAGTTATTTTTATCAAAAGGAGAATCAAGAGCTACCGCCCGTAGCCATAGAGATTGAAAGTGAAATTCCCTTATCAAGGGGCTTAGGAAGTAGTGGAGCTGCGATTGTGGCTGGGTTATTAGCTGCAAATGAACTGATGGGTAGTAGGAAGAGCAAAGAAGAGATTCTCCAATATGCGACCGAATTAGAAGGGCATGCAGATAATGTTGCGGCCTCGTTATTTGGTGGGCTAGTAGTCACAGCGTGGGATGGGAAAACAGCAAAAGCGGAACATTTTCCTCTGACCGATCAACTGCAGGTTTTACTTGCAATTCCAAATTATACTTTATCGACGAATACTGCACGAAAAACCATTCCTGAGACAATTCCACTAAGAGACGCAGCTTTTAACATTGGTCATTCTACTTTGCTGATCACGTATTTGTTAACAGGTCAGTATGATAAGATCCCTTTTGCGATGAAAGATCGGCTACATCAACCCTATCGGCAAACGGCTGTAAAGGGATTAGAACGAATTGTTAGCGAAGTTGACCAAAATCGCTTATGGGGTGCAGCGTTAAGTGGAGCGGGACCAACACTTATTCTTTTTATCCACCCCAATCAAAAAAGAGTGGCTAAAGAATACATGATGCAAATTGCAAGAGAAGAAGGAGTTGAATTTCAACTCAAATTTTGCTCGATTGAAAATGAAGGTGCTAAATTGGAAATCTTATGGGAAAATGAAAGAATATCTATTCAGTAA
- a CDS encoding BofC C-terminal domain-containing protein encodes MYFHFILRKWIRFVIFPLLVVLTISLYAFNELENSQSTREVNASVPMKLTLITHYACGKDLIEKKDEILSLKDISQKYPNWMIEKIDHKTNEIVLKRNLEDLAPDCKGAYFGLSPDGHLILYKDPKEKQVIETFFQIDIESLETGLPEEPIRQLQEGIPVHNIAEYNSVLSTFSEFSME; translated from the coding sequence ATGTATTTTCATTTTATTTTAAGGAAATGGATTCGTTTTGTTATTTTTCCTTTACTGGTTGTCCTAACCATATCCTTATATGCATTTAATGAGTTAGAAAATTCACAATCTACACGGGAAGTTAATGCATCCGTCCCGATGAAATTAACATTGATTACGCACTATGCATGTGGAAAAGATCTGATTGAAAAAAAAGATGAAATTCTCTCATTGAAGGATATTTCACAAAAATATCCGAATTGGATGATTGAGAAAATTGATCATAAAACCAACGAAATTGTTTTGAAAAGAAATTTAGAAGATTTGGCTCCTGATTGTAAAGGTGCTTATTTTGGATTAAGTCCAGATGGTCATCTGATTTTATATAAAGATCCAAAGGAAAAACAAGTGATTGAAACGTTCTTCCAAATTGACATCGAGAGTTTAGAAACAGGACTTCCTGAAGAACCAATCCGCCAATTGCAAGAAGGCATTCCTGTTCATAATATTGCAGAATATAATAGTGTATTATCAACCTTTAGTGAATTTTCAATGGAATAG